A part of Methanobrevibacter sp. genomic DNA contains:
- a CDS encoding ATPase: MDFMFDISGLASEEDKFSSSKKDVLKYLKIIGVDTRFISYTPKKIYINNLRFSKFSRTREATFNKQYGEIEVVRNKLFQKICAKSSKVLSLEIKPNSRILMPEDNFIIELLLEPYTRKYGVELVYEGEYDLKVNPIILDDQVNNIFEGIFNGEGLNYNQDENEIYPLINVSLDWINSFLKMDNQEIIEKQNKNELANSFSEFLDDVAPQYKENVLSASEYIATKNKN; the protein is encoded by the coding sequence ATGGATTTTATGTTTGATATTTCTGGACTGGCAAGTGAGGAAGATAAATTCAGCTCATCAAAAAAGGATGTATTGAAATACCTGAAAATAATTGGTGTAGATACCAGATTCATATCTTATACTCCAAAAAAGATTTATATTAACAATTTGAGGTTTTCAAAGTTTTCAAGGACTCGTGAAGCCACCTTTAACAAGCAATATGGTGAAATTGAAGTTGTCAGGAACAAATTGTTTCAGAAAATATGTGCTAAATCATCAAAGGTGCTCTCCCTTGAGATAAAGCCAAATTCAAGAATACTGATGCCTGAGGATAATTTTATCATAGAGCTATTATTGGAACCCTATACCAGAAAATATGGGGTCGAGCTTGTTTATGAGGGAGAATATGATTTGAAAGTCAATCCGATAATTCTAGATGACCAAGTTAACAATATTTTTGAAGGAATCTTTAATGGTGAAGGTTTAAACTACAACCAGGATGAAAATGAGATTTATCCATTAATCAATGTTTCACTCGATTGGATTAATTCATTTTTAAAAATGGATAATCAAGAGATAATTGAAAAGCAAAATAAAAATGAATTGGCAAATTCATTTAGTGAGTTTTTAGATGATGTTGCCCCTCAGTATAAGGAGAATGTCTTAAGTGCTTCAGAATATATTGCTACAAAAAATAAAAATTAA
- a CDS encoding replication factor C large subunit — protein sequence MLWTDKYRPQELSQVVGNKKEIKIITDWVDAWKNNDPQIPLLLVGPPGIGKTTLALIIAKEFSEYIELNASDRRSQDVIKSTIGESSSSRSLFGDEYKLIILDEVDGIHGTNDRGGVKAIGEIIKKSQHPMILIANDFYSKRLQSIKPKCQVIKMKKSRWNSISALLRKIAKAEGVEAEPAALKEIAVKSQGDVRSAINTLQALSDSDHTLKVSDVENIVTKDTRSDIFNAITGVLKSKTPAHVKEAMWIEEDPTLVMEYIAENIPREYKKADEIKKAYDYISKADLFFGRTNRSRHYGYWKYATDFMGIGVSNSKHETYKKFTKIQTPTIFTTMSRNRGKRNLRDKITEKMFEKMHVSSGVAVSMFPYLEIMFQDDELAWEISDFLGFFDEQDEKETEKLIKVFRKKKIPKKVITKMEKRKAQMRVEERDRRAEELKNQMINVIPEAEENTDNDLPFEIPGIEESESEEIAEEEVPEEVEEEKVEKKETTKQTTLFSF from the coding sequence ATGTTATGGACTGACAAATACCGACCGCAGGAACTATCACAGGTGGTAGGTAATAAAAAAGAGATTAAGATAATCACAGACTGGGTTGATGCATGGAAAAACAATGACCCGCAAATTCCATTGCTTCTAGTTGGACCTCCCGGAATCGGAAAAACCACATTGGCATTAATTATAGCAAAAGAGTTTTCAGAATATATTGAATTAAATGCAAGTGACAGACGTTCACAGGATGTTATCAAAAGCACAATCGGCGAGTCATCATCATCCAGATCATTATTCGGTGATGAATACAAGTTAATCATCCTTGATGAAGTCGATGGAATACACGGAACAAACGACAGAGGCGGTGTAAAGGCAATTGGTGAGATAATCAAAAAATCACAGCATCCTATGATTTTAATAGCCAATGATTTTTACTCAAAACGTTTGCAATCAATCAAGCCAAAATGCCAAGTAATTAAAATGAAAAAATCTCGTTGGAACTCCATTTCAGCACTTTTAAGAAAAATAGCTAAAGCAGAAGGTGTTGAAGCAGAACCGGCAGCGTTAAAGGAAATTGCCGTAAAATCACAGGGAGATGTGAGATCAGCAATCAATACACTTCAGGCATTGTCAGATTCAGACCACACATTAAAGGTCAGCGATGTTGAAAATATCGTGACAAAAGATACAAGGTCAGATATTTTCAATGCAATTACAGGCGTGCTTAAAAGTAAAACTCCGGCACATGTTAAGGAAGCAATGTGGATTGAAGAAGACCCAACACTTGTTATGGAATATATTGCAGAAAACATTCCAAGAGAGTACAAGAAAGCTGATGAGATAAAAAAAGCATATGACTACATTTCAAAAGCGGACTTGTTTTTTGGAAGAACCAATAGAAGCCGCCACTATGGATACTGGAAGTATGCAACCGATTTTATGGGAATAGGTGTGAGCAATTCCAAACATGAAACATATAAGAAATTCACTAAAATCCAAACCCCAACAATATTTACAACTATGAGCCGCAACCGTGGAAAACGTAATTTACGTGACAAAATTACTGAAAAAATGTTTGAAAAAATGCATGTTTCAAGTGGAGTAGCCGTTTCAATGTTTCCATATCTTGAAATAATGTTTCAGGATGACGAGCTTGCATGGGAAATTTCCGACTTTTTAGGTTTTTTTGACGAACAAGATGAAAAAGAAACTGAAAAGCTAATCAAAGTATTCAGAAAGAAAAAAATACCTAAGAAAGTTATAACAAAAATGGAAAAACGTAAAGCTCAAATGAGAGTTGAAGAACGTGACAGACGTGCGGAAGAGCTTAAAAATCAGATGATTAATGTCATTCCTGAAGCCGAAGAAAATACAGATAATGATTTACCGTTTGAAATTCCAGGAATTGAAGAATCTGAAAGCGAGGAAATAGCTGAAGAGGAAGTTCCTGAAGAAGTTGAAGAAGAAAAAGTTGAAAAGAAAGAAACAACTAAACAAACAACACTTTTCAGCTTTTAA
- a CDS encoding replication factor C small subunit has product MSGPWVEKYRPQKLEDIVGQKQIVARLEKYVGEGSMPNLMFTGPAGVGKTTTALALAKSILGEYWRNNFLELNASDARGIDTVRNQIKSFCRLKPVGAPFRIIFLDEVDNMTKDAQHALRREMEMYTKTASFILSCNYSSKIIDPIQSRCAIFRFAPLKAEEIKERLQFICENEGFESTDKGLESIVYFAEGDMRKAVNVLQAAASEGEAISEDSVYEVVSKAKPQDIGNMINKALMGDFLGARNMLRDTMVLQGTSGEDMVEQIYKDVSKRVIDGKMDANIYMDLIEAIAECDFRIREGANPRIQLEALLTQFL; this is encoded by the coding sequence ATGAGCGGACCATGGGTAGAAAAATATAGACCACAAAAATTAGAAGACATTGTAGGACAAAAGCAAATCGTAGCAAGACTAGAAAAATATGTTGGCGAAGGAAGTATGCCTAACCTGATGTTTACAGGTCCCGCAGGTGTCGGTAAAACCACCACAGCCTTAGCACTAGCAAAATCCATTCTTGGAGAATACTGGAGAAACAATTTTTTAGAATTAAATGCATCTGATGCAAGAGGAATTGACACAGTAAGAAATCAGATTAAAAGTTTCTGTAGATTAAAACCGGTTGGTGCACCATTCAGAATTATTTTCCTGGATGAAGTGGACAACATGACAAAAGACGCACAGCATGCACTTCGTCGTGAAATGGAAATGTATACCAAAACCGCTTCATTTATACTTTCATGTAACTACTCATCAAAAATCATTGACCCTATTCAATCAAGATGTGCAATTTTCAGATTCGCTCCACTAAAAGCAGAAGAAATCAAGGAACGTCTCCAATTCATTTGCGAAAATGAAGGATTTGAATCAACCGATAAAGGTCTTGAAAGCATAGTTTATTTTGCTGAAGGAGATATGAGAAAAGCAGTCAATGTATTGCAGGCTGCCGCTTCAGAAGGAGAAGCGATAAGTGAAGATTCTGTTTATGAAGTAGTATCTAAAGCTAAACCGCAAGACATTGGAAATATGATTAATAAAGCACTTATGGGAGACTTTTTAGGTGCAAGAAACATGCTCAGAGACACAATGGTGCTTCAGGGAACCAGTGGCGAAGATATGGTAGAGCAGATTTATAAGGACGTTTCCAAAAGAGTTATAGATGGCAAAATGGACGCAAACATTTACATGGATTTAATTGAAGCAATAGCTGAATGTGATTTCAGAATAAGAGAAGGAGCCAATCCAAGAATACAGCTTGAGGCACTACTGACCCAATTCTTATAA
- a CDS encoding zinc metalloprotease HtpX has translation MRGTWKLKLRMWITSILMFTIVYFLVMLAGWYLGVRSYMIWLFASLVIVFLQYWFGPSLVKRSMNVRPLSEAEAPHIHQMVEELANEAGIKKPEIGLSEVNIPNAFAYGRSSRSGHIAITRPILGLLDRDELRAVIGHEMGHIKHNDMIVTSAVSVIPMICYYIALSFMFSGDRDNGATIIIGIVGYLFYLIGQLLVLFISRTREYYADEASVEFGNRPAALVSALYKLSYGAARCDNDTISDLNTNRAFFVNDINNAQNDINDFRQIDFDGNGKITDDELRRLANSDVKISKKNGLMELLSTHPDSLKRVKRLAELEP, from the coding sequence ATGAGAGGAACTTGGAAACTTAAATTAAGAATGTGGATAACTTCAATTTTAATGTTTACAATTGTTTATTTCCTAGTCATGCTGGCAGGATGGTACTTAGGTGTCAGAAGCTACATGATTTGGTTATTTGCAAGTTTAGTGATTGTATTTTTACAGTATTGGTTTGGACCGTCATTGGTAAAACGTTCAATGAATGTAAGGCCACTGTCAGAAGCTGAAGCACCTCACATACATCAGATGGTTGAGGAATTGGCTAATGAAGCAGGCATTAAAAAGCCAGAAATAGGATTGTCTGAAGTAAACATTCCAAATGCATTTGCCTATGGAAGATCCAGCAGAAGCGGCCATATTGCAATCACCCGTCCAATATTGGGATTGCTTGACCGTGATGAGCTAAGGGCTGTTATCGGTCATGAAATGGGTCATATCAAACATAATGATATGATAGTGACTTCAGCTGTAAGTGTAATTCCTATGATTTGCTACTACATTGCATTATCATTCATGTTTTCAGGTGACCGTGATAATGGTGCAACAATTATTATTGGAATAGTCGGTTACCTATTCTATCTGATTGGTCAGCTATTGGTACTGTTTATTTCAAGAACTCGTGAATATTATGCAGATGAAGCCAGTGTGGAATTTGGAAATCGTCCTGCCGCTTTGGTATCAGCACTTTACAAATTGTCTTATGGTGCTGCAAGATGTGATAATGATACCATATCTGATTTAAATACCAACAGAGCATTTTTTGTAAATGACATCAACAATGCACAAAATGATATCAATGATTTCAGACAAATTGACTTTGATGGCAACGGTAAAATCACTGATGATGAGTTAAGAAGGTTGGCTAATTCAGATGTAAAAATTTCTAAAAAGAATGGATTGATGGAACTTTTATCCACTCACCCTGATTCACTTAAAAGAGTAAAAAGATTGGCGGAGCTAGAACCATGA
- a CDS encoding tRNA (adenine-N1)-methyltransferase, translated as MKMILDKRGKKYVLKPGEEFQSDLGIIKAEVLDEAQIGDEVKSHLDHTFKIMKPNINDFIDIMDRRCSILIQKDIGQVLAHSGLGAGSRVVDAGTGAGAIALNFGNIVGPDGDVFTYEIREDFAEVAQKNIENFGITNIHVKNQNIKDGIDEDNIDLVFLDLPKPFEIFEDVLDALNVGGWLCVYAPYIDQAETSYHVAKKLGFYDIEIFETLERGLEVRQQGVRPKTRMVGHSGYLMFARKL; from the coding sequence ATGAAAATGATTCTTGATAAGCGTGGAAAAAAGTATGTTTTAAAACCAGGTGAGGAATTTCAAAGTGATCTTGGAATTATAAAAGCTGAGGTTTTGGATGAAGCACAAATTGGTGATGAGGTAAAAAGTCACCTTGACCATACATTTAAAATTATGAAACCCAACATCAATGATTTCATAGACATTATGGACAGAAGATGTTCTATTCTTATTCAAAAAGATATAGGGCAGGTTTTAGCTCATTCTGGTTTGGGAGCAGGTTCAAGAGTGGTTGATGCAGGAACTGGTGCAGGTGCAATTGCACTTAATTTCGGCAACATTGTCGGACCGGATGGTGATGTGTTTACATATGAAATCCGTGAAGACTTTGCAGAAGTTGCTCAAAAGAACATTGAAAACTTCGGAATCACAAATATTCATGTCAAAAACCAGAATATTAAGGATGGAATTGATGAAGATAACATTGATTTGGTATTTTTGGATTTACCGAAACCATTTGAGATATTTGAGGATGTTTTAGATGCGTTGAATGTTGGAGGATGGTTATGTGTCTATGCTCCATATATCGATCAGGCTGAAACATCTTATCATGTAGCTAAAAAATTAGGTTTTTATGATATAGAAATATTTGAAACTTTAGAACGTGGTTTGGAAGTTCGCCAACAGGGTGTAAGGCCAAAAACACGTATGGTTGGCCATAGCGGATATCTTATGTTTGCAAGAAAATTATAG
- the leuS gene encoding leucine--tRNA ligase, with the protein MSENIEKKWQKKWADAKLFESNPDEREKLFLTVAFPYPSGAMHIGHGRTYTVPDVYARFKRMEGYNVLFPMAWHVTGAPVIGIADRIQRKDPWTLDLYHRVHGVPKETLPKLEDPEFIVKYFSTEYHEVMEEMGYSIDWRREFRTIDPTYKKFIEWQITTLYEKGLVQKGEHPVKYCPNCDNPVGDHDLLEGEGVGVNELTLLKFTIDDKVLVTATLRPETIVGATNIWLNPDVEYVLVDADGEKWVITKEAHYNLSNQIKDLNIIEEIDPNDLIGKMATNPFTGDEIPVFPASFVSASYGSGVVFSEPADAPADYIALQDLKKNEELISKYNLAGIVENVEPIPVCTLKGYGEIPAADIIERLGITDQNDEKLHEATNELYKQQHSKGKIIDSIPDFGGMKVRFAREELKEKLISENMATIMYDFAERPVVCRCGNNCVVKIMDDQWFMKYGDEEWTEKTLEVLEGETVIPKEIKNNFEYYLNWLDDWACSRKVGLGTRLPWDDQWLIEPLTDSTIYMSYYSIAKYLRDMNPDDLTRAFFDKVLLNKDSGEITVPAEKVKEIQDEFNYWYPLDWRLSAKDLVGNHLSFLMFHHSAIYPKDKWPRGTVVFGMGLLEGNKMSSSKGNVILLKDAIRDYTADVVRLFLMASAEPWQDFDWREKEVLGTKRRLEWFREFAARVEEIKGSKLDLSNIEEVELTRTIDLWMISQLNQRIKNATEALEVFQTRQALQDSLFLLKKDVDHYLYRVKHIIDNEDPAVIYVLSTVLEAWIRLLAPFTPHTSEELWSTYGGEGFVSEASWPEADESLISPVIEKSEGLVENIIKDIAHIKKMVGEEVEKIHIYLAPEWKWELYKIADEVGKPDIGQIMGRAIGAKIYDDKKEIAMVAKKIGKEITKTRYIGKINEEEILSDALDYIKEECGNEVIIHTDDSYDPQNKARNAMPYKPAIFME; encoded by the coding sequence GTGAGCGAAAATATTGAAAAGAAATGGCAGAAAAAATGGGCTGATGCAAAACTATTCGAATCAAACCCTGATGAGCGAGAAAAATTATTCTTAACCGTGGCTTTCCCATATCCAAGTGGAGCAATGCATATTGGTCACGGCCGTACATATACTGTGCCTGATGTTTATGCAAGATTTAAAAGAATGGAAGGTTACAATGTATTATTCCCAATGGCATGGCACGTTACAGGTGCACCAGTTATTGGAATAGCTGACAGAATCCAAAGAAAAGACCCTTGGACACTTGACTTATACCACAGAGTTCACGGTGTTCCAAAAGAAACATTACCAAAACTTGAAGACCCTGAATTTATCGTAAAGTACTTCTCAACAGAATATCATGAAGTTATGGAAGAAATGGGTTATTCAATCGACTGGAGAAGGGAATTTAGAACAATCGATCCAACCTATAAAAAATTCATAGAATGGCAAATAACCACATTATATGAAAAAGGATTGGTTCAAAAAGGAGAACACCCAGTTAAATACTGTCCAAACTGTGACAACCCTGTTGGAGACCATGACTTGCTTGAAGGGGAAGGCGTAGGTGTCAATGAACTTACATTACTTAAATTCACAATTGATGATAAAGTTCTAGTAACTGCAACACTCAGACCTGAGACTATTGTAGGTGCAACCAACATCTGGTTAAATCCTGATGTCGAATATGTTTTGGTAGATGCTGATGGTGAAAAATGGGTCATTACAAAAGAAGCTCACTACAACTTATCCAATCAAATCAAAGACTTGAATATAATTGAAGAAATCGATCCTAATGATTTAATCGGTAAAATGGCTACAAACCCATTTACAGGCGATGAAATTCCAGTTTTCCCAGCAAGCTTTGTAAGTGCATCATACGGTAGCGGAGTAGTATTTTCAGAACCTGCTGATGCACCGGCAGACTATATTGCTCTTCAAGATTTAAAGAAAAATGAAGAATTAATCAGCAAATACAATTTAGCAGGCATTGTTGAAAATGTTGAACCTATTCCTGTCTGTACACTTAAAGGATACGGTGAAATTCCAGCTGCCGATATTATTGAACGCTTAGGAATCACTGACCAGAACGATGAAAAATTGCATGAAGCTACAAATGAATTATACAAACAGCAACACAGTAAAGGTAAAATCATTGATTCCATACCTGATTTTGGTGGCATGAAAGTTCGCTTTGCTCGTGAAGAGTTAAAAGAGAAATTAATATCCGAAAATATGGCTACAATCATGTATGACTTTGCTGAAAGACCAGTAGTGTGCAGATGCGGTAACAATTGTGTGGTAAAAATCATGGACGACCAATGGTTCATGAAATACGGTGATGAAGAGTGGACTGAAAAGACTCTTGAGGTGCTTGAAGGTGAAACAGTCATTCCAAAAGAAATAAAAAACAATTTCGAGTATTACCTTAACTGGTTGGATGACTGGGCATGTTCAAGAAAAGTGGGACTTGGAACAAGACTTCCTTGGGACGACCAATGGTTAATTGAACCTTTAACAGACTCAACAATCTACATGTCATACTATTCAATTGCTAAATACTTACGTGACATGAATCCGGATGATTTAACAAGAGCATTTTTCGATAAAGTTCTTTTAAATAAAGATTCCGGCGAAATTACAGTTCCTGCTGAAAAGGTTAAAGAAATTCAGGATGAGTTCAACTACTGGTATCCATTAGATTGGAGATTGTCTGCAAAGGATTTAGTAGGAAACCACTTAAGCTTTTTAATGTTCCACCACAGTGCAATTTATCCTAAAGACAAATGGCCAAGAGGAACAGTCGTATTTGGTATGGGGCTTTTAGAAGGAAACAAAATGTCTTCCTCAAAAGGTAATGTCATTTTACTTAAAGATGCTATCAGAGACTACACTGCTGATGTTGTAAGACTTTTCTTAATGGCTTCTGCTGAACCATGGCAAGACTTTGACTGGAGAGAAAAAGAGGTTCTTGGAACCAAAAGAAGACTTGAATGGTTCCGTGAATTTGCAGCAAGAGTTGAAGAAATAAAAGGTTCCAAACTCGACTTAAGCAACATCGAAGAAGTTGAATTGACCCGTACTATTGACTTATGGATGATTAGTCAACTCAACCAACGTATTAAAAATGCAACTGAAGCATTAGAAGTGTTCCAAACAAGACAAGCATTACAGGATTCTCTATTCTTGCTTAAGAAAGATGTTGACCACTACTTATACCGTGTAAAACACATTATTGATAATGAAGACCCTGCAGTAATCTATGTATTGTCAACTGTTCTTGAAGCATGGATCAGGCTTTTAGCACCATTCACTCCACACACATCTGAAGAGTTATGGAGCACATATGGCGGTGAAGGATTTGTAAGTGAAGCATCATGGCCTGAAGCTGATGAAAGTTTAATCAGTCCGGTTATTGAAAAATCAGAAGGACTTGTTGAAAACATCATCAAAGATATTGCCCACATCAAGAAAATGGTTGGAGAAGAAGTGGAAAAAATCCATATCTACCTTGCCCCTGAATGGAAATGGGAGTTATATAAAATAGCTGACGAAGTTGGAAAACCAGATATCGGCCAGATTATGGGAAGAGCAATCGGTGCTAAAATCTACGATGATAAAAAGGAAATAGCAATGGTTGCTAAAAAAATCGGTAAGGAAATAACCAAAACTAGATACATCGGTAAAATCAACGAAGAAGAAATCCTTTCTGATGCACTTGACTACATCAAGGAAGAATGTGGCAATGAAGTTATCATCCATACTGATGATTCCTACGACCCACAAAACAAGGCGAGAAATGCAATGCCTTATAAACCAGCTATTTTTATGGAATAG